The region GTCTGCCTCTTTTGCAGCTGCTTTTGCTTCTAAGTATGCAGCATAGTCCTTCTTATAATCAGTACTGTAATCTTTTGTATTTCCACCGTACTTCTTTTGGAATTCCTTCTTGCTGTCCTTATTAAAGACTTTCTTGTTGTAATCTTTATTTCCAAATCGATTATTGTTATTATTACTATGAAGGTTTACTCCCTTCTTTAAGCTAATAACAACTTTTCTGAAAGGTTCTTCCCCTTCACTATGAGTTTCAACATATTTATCATTCTGTAAGGCAGAGTGAATAATACGTCTCTCATAAGGATTCATTGGTTCTAAGGATACAGGTTTGTGAGTTCTTTTTACTTTGGATGCAATATTTTTTGCTAAGTTTTCCAAAGTGTCTTTTCTTCTCTCACGATAATTTTCTGTATCTAACTTTACCTTAAGATAACCTTCGTTATTTTTATTAATTACAAGGCTTGTTAGATATTGAAGAGAGTCTAGGGTTTGTCCCCTCTTGCCGATTAGTACACCCATATCATCCCCGACGATATTGATATCTACATTTTCTCCATCTTTATTATAGGAAACCTCTGCAGTTGCATCAATTCCCATAGCTTTAAAAACTTTATCGAGAAAATTCT is a window of Lachnoclostridium phytofermentans ISDg DNA encoding:
- the jag gene encoding RNA-binding cell elongation regulator Jag/EloR, whose translation is MEDWKEFTGKTVDEALTEALLSFQTTSEKMEYEVIEKESKGLLGMFSKPAKIRARLKFSIDGVAKNFLDKVFKAMGIDATAEVSYNKDGENVDINIVGDDMGVLIGKRGQTLDSLQYLTSLVINKNNEGYLKVKLDTENYRERRKDTLENLAKNIASKVKRTHKPVSLEPMNPYERRIIHSALQNDKYVETHSEGEEPFRKVVISLKKGVNLHSNNNNNRFGNKDYNKKVFNKDSKKEFQKKYGGNTKDYSTDYKKDYAAYLEAKAAAKEADANKE